A portion of the Burkholderiales bacterium genome contains these proteins:
- a CDS encoding ABC transporter permease has protein sequence MKGKPSARTLWIYQLLVLVGVFFAWWVLTETEILTPFFFGRPLVVLAKVWEWFAGGEIYRHLAVTLVETLLAFAVGTVFGLVIGMWLALSPVASAILDPYIKALNAMPRVILAPIFAVWFGLGIWSKVALGVTLVYFIVFFNVYQGVREVSPVVLANARMLGASRRHLLRYVYLPSATSWVFSSLHTSVGMAFVGAVVGEYLGSAQGVGYLILQAEGTFDINTVFAGILVLTGFALLLDAVVTFAERRLLVWRPTAAGSETL, from the coding sequence ATGAAAGGTAAGCCAAGCGCCCGCACCCTGTGGATCTACCAGCTCCTGGTGCTGGTGGGCGTGTTCTTCGCCTGGTGGGTCCTCACCGAGACGGAGATCCTGACGCCCTTCTTCTTCGGCCGGCCCCTGGTGGTGCTGGCCAAGGTGTGGGAGTGGTTCGCGGGCGGGGAGATCTACCGGCACCTGGCGGTCACCCTCGTGGAGACGCTCCTCGCCTTCGCCGTGGGCACCGTGTTCGGCCTGGTGATCGGCATGTGGCTCGCCCTGTCCCCCGTCGCTTCCGCCATTCTCGATCCGTACATCAAGGCCTTGAACGCCATGCCGCGGGTGATCCTTGCCCCTATCTTCGCCGTGTGGTTCGGGCTGGGCATCTGGTCCAAGGTGGCCCTCGGGGTGACGCTGGTATACTTCATCGTGTTCTTCAACGTGTACCAGGGGGTGAGGGAGGTGAGCCCCGTGGTGCTCGCTAACGCCCGCATGCTGGGCGCCAGCCGACGGCATCTCCTGCGCTACGTGTATCTGCCCTCGGCCACGAGCTGGGTGTTCTCCAGCCTGCACACCTCGGTGGGCATGGCCTTCGTGGGCGCCGTGGTGGGCGAGTACCTGGGCTCGGCCCAGGGCGTGGGCTACCTGATCCTCCAGGCCGAGGGCACCTTCGACATCAACACCGTGTTCGCCGGGATCCTGGTGCTCACGGGCTTCGCCCTGCTGCTGGACGCGGTGGTGACCTTCGCCGAGCGGCGGCTCCTGGTCTGGCGGCCCACCGCGGCGGGGAGCGAGACCCTTTAG
- a CDS encoding ABC transporter ATP-binding protein: MSPSQGGFAASAFHEVALALVDITVTFPSRSGPGESYTAVRDTTLRVARGEFVSVVGPTGCGKSTLLNVAAGLLAPTGGHVEVFGERLQGINRQAGYMFQADALMPWRSALENVAAGLIFRGVPKPEALERAAEWLKRVGLAGHGHSFPHQLSGGMRKRTALAQMLILDPQILLMDEPFSALDVQTRQLMENELLELWSADRKSVVFITHDLEEAIALSDRVVVLSAGPGTHPIGEYPIDLPRPRDVAEIRLAPHFVDLHSRIWHTMKAEVLKGYAQTMEG; this comes from the coding sequence ATGAGCCCGTCTCAAGGGGGTTTCGCCGCAAGCGCATTCCACGAGGTCGCGCTGGCCCTCGTCGATATCACCGTGACGTTCCCCTCCCGTAGCGGCCCGGGGGAATCTTACACCGCGGTGCGCGACACGACGCTGCGGGTCGCCCGCGGGGAATTCGTATCGGTGGTGGGGCCCACCGGCTGCGGTAAGTCCACTTTGCTCAACGTGGCGGCGGGGCTGCTCGCGCCCACGGGCGGGCACGTGGAAGTCTTCGGCGAGCGGCTCCAAGGGATCAACCGCCAAGCCGGCTACATGTTCCAGGCCGACGCCCTCATGCCCTGGCGCAGCGCCCTGGAGAACGTGGCCGCCGGGCTCATCTTCCGCGGCGTCCCGAAGCCGGAAGCCCTGGAGCGGGCCGCCGAGTGGTTGAAACGGGTGGGGCTCGCCGGCCACGGGCACAGCTTCCCCCACCAGCTCTCGGGCGGCATGCGCAAGCGTACCGCGCTGGCCCAGATGCTCATCCTGGACCCGCAGATCCTGCTCATGGACGAGCCTTTCTCGGCCCTCGACGTCCAGACCCGCCAGCTCATGGAGAACGAGCTGCTGGAGCTGTGGTCTGCGGATCGCAAGTCGGTGGTGTTCATCACCCACGACCTGGAGGAGGCCATCGCCCTCTCCGACCGGGTGGTGGTGCTCTCGGCGGGTCCCGGTACCCATCCCATTGGCGAGTACCCGATCGACCTGCCCCGCCCGCGGGACGTGGCGGAGATCCGACTCGCGCCCCATTTCGTCGACCTGCACAGCCGGATCTGGCACACCATGAAGGCCGAGGTGCTGAAGGGCTATGCCCAGACCATGGAAGGCTGA
- a CDS encoding ABC transporter substrate-binding protein — protein sequence MKRARPIRWILAMAALAFAPAGLAQGKLEKPDLTIAVGGKSLFYYLPLTIAEQKGFFKDEGLNVQIVDFPGGAKALQALVGGSADMVSGAYEHTINMQAKGIPIKAVVLQGRYSGIVLGVHRSRTEQWRSPADMKGWKVGVTAPGSSTHMFVSNLLVKHGLKPADVAIIGVGATGGAVAAMKRNEIDAISNLDPVITRLEAAGDIVIKVDTRTEEGMRQAYGSAAYHAGCIYVKEDFVKKYPNTVQAVVNAMVRANRWLQKATDKEIIAAVPPEYYGDDVGLYRVGLIKNLPTLSPDGQLTMEGARSVYAVLKQFEPSVQKAAHIDLAATFDNGFVRKALQKYK from the coding sequence ATGAAACGCGCGCGACCTATCCGATGGATCCTCGCCATGGCGGCGCTGGCGTTCGCGCCCGCCGGCTTAGCCCAGGGCAAGCTCGAAAAACCGGATCTCACCATCGCGGTGGGGGGCAAGAGCCTTTTTTACTACCTGCCCCTCACCATCGCCGAGCAAAAGGGTTTCTTCAAGGACGAGGGGCTCAATGTCCAGATCGTGGACTTCCCCGGGGGCGCCAAGGCGCTGCAAGCCCTGGTGGGCGGCAGCGCGGACATGGTCTCCGGGGCCTACGAGCACACCATCAACATGCAGGCCAAGGGCATCCCCATCAAGGCGGTGGTGCTGCAGGGCCGCTACTCGGGCATCGTGCTGGGGGTGCATAGATCCAGGACGGAGCAATGGCGCTCCCCCGCGGATATGAAAGGATGGAAAGTGGGCGTCACGGCGCCCGGCTCCTCCACCCACATGTTCGTGTCCAACCTGCTGGTGAAGCACGGTCTCAAGCCCGCCGACGTGGCCATCATCGGGGTGGGCGCCACCGGCGGGGCGGTGGCGGCGATGAAGCGGAACGAAATCGACGCCATTTCCAACCTGGACCCGGTGATTACGCGCCTGGAGGCGGCGGGCGACATCGTGATCAAGGTGGACACCCGTACCGAGGAGGGCATGCGGCAGGCCTACGGCAGCGCCGCCTACCATGCCGGCTGCATCTACGTGAAAGAAGACTTCGTGAAAAAATACCCCAACACGGTGCAGGCAGTGGTGAACGCCATGGTGCGCGCTAACCGCTGGCTGCAGAAGGCTACCGACAAGGAGATCATCGCCGCGGTGCCGCCGGAATATTACGGCGACGACGTGGGCCTGTACCGGGTGGGCCTGATCAAGAACCTGCCGACCCTGTCCCCGGACGGCCAGCTCACGATGGAAGGCGCCAGGAGCGTGTACGCGGTGCTCAAGCAGTTCGAACCTTCCGTGCAGAAGGCGGCCCACATTGATCTCGCCGCCACTTTCGACAACGGCTTCGTCCGGAAGGCCCTGCAGAAATACAAGTAG
- a CDS encoding CoA transferase, with translation MRQPVPLAGIKVIELGTLIAGPFCARLLAEFGAEVIKIEPPGEGDPLRKWRMLYKETSLWWYVQGRNKKSVTVNLRAPEGQEIVRRLARDADIVVENFRPGAMEKWNLGWEQLSAINPGLVMVRISGYGQTGPYRDRPGFGAIGESMGGLRHLTGFPDQPPVRVGVSIGDSIAALHGVIGALMALRHREVKGGRGQVVDVALYESVFNLMESLLPEYDMYGFVRQRSGSSLPGIVPSNTYPCKDGKYVVIGANADSIFRRMMTAIGREDLANDPELARNDGRVKHTERIETAIRDWTRAHSLEEVLETLERAEVPAGRIYDIADIVADPHYQAREMIREYRLPDGHPLKLPGIVPKLSETPGDTRWLGPALGEHTDEVLERLGYDAPARERLRKAGVI, from the coding sequence ATGCGTCAGCCTGTGCCCCTTGCCGGAATCAAGGTCATCGAGCTCGGCACCCTCATCGCCGGGCCGTTCTGCGCCCGGCTGCTCGCCGAATTCGGCGCTGAGGTGATCAAGATCGAGCCGCCTGGCGAGGGCGATCCCCTGCGCAAGTGGCGCATGCTGTACAAGGAGACGTCCCTGTGGTGGTACGTGCAGGGGCGCAACAAGAAATCGGTCACGGTGAACCTGCGCGCGCCTGAAGGGCAGGAGATCGTGCGCCGGCTCGCCCGGGACGCAGACATCGTGGTGGAGAACTTCCGCCCCGGCGCCATGGAGAAATGGAACCTGGGCTGGGAGCAGCTCTCCGCCATCAACCCCGGGCTCGTCATGGTGCGCATCTCCGGTTACGGCCAGACGGGTCCGTACCGGGACCGGCCTGGCTTCGGCGCCATCGGCGAATCCATGGGGGGCTTGCGCCATCTCACCGGTTTTCCGGACCAGCCCCCGGTACGGGTCGGGGTGTCCATCGGCGACTCCATCGCCGCTCTGCACGGGGTGATCGGCGCCCTCATGGCGCTGCGCCACCGGGAGGTGAAGGGCGGGCGGGGCCAGGTGGTGGACGTGGCCCTCTACGAATCGGTGTTCAACCTGATGGAGAGCCTGCTGCCCGAGTACGACATGTACGGATTCGTGCGGCAGCGCAGCGGCTCCTCGCTCCCCGGCATCGTTCCCTCCAACACCTATCCCTGCAAGGACGGCAAATACGTGGTGATCGGCGCCAACGCCGATTCCATCTTCAGGCGCATGATGACTGCCATCGGGCGCGAGGACCTGGCGAACGACCCGGAGCTCGCCCGCAACGACGGGCGGGTCAAGCACACCGAGCGCATCGAGACCGCCATCCGCGACTGGACCCGGGCCCACTCCCTAGAGGAAGTGCTCGAAACCCTGGAGCGGGCGGAGGTGCCCGCGGGCCGCATCTACGACATCGCCGACATCGTGGCCGACCCCCACTACCAAGCGCGGGAAATGATCCGCGAGTATCGCCTGCCCGACGGGCACCCCCTCAAGCTGCCCGGCATCGTGCCCAAGCTCTCGGAGACGCCGGGGGACACCCGCTGGCTCGGGCCGGCGCTGGGGGAGCATACCGACGAGGTGCTGGAGCGGCTGGGCTACGACGCCCCAGCGCGGGAGCGGCTGCGGAAGGCCGGGGTGATTTGA
- the putA gene encoding bifunctional protein PutA: MDLEIVPPLETPPPRAAIRATYLADEGETVEGLARRARLAPAGASRVRAAAENLVKGVRSRQAASPLDAFLREYDLSSHEGVVLMCLAEALLRIPDAATADRLIRDQLPRGDWEKHLGRSASFFVNASTFGLLLTGRVVALEEAPGETLTAALKRLAARGGEAVVRAVLKSAMSILARQFVAGETIEEALQARDPSPLTRYSFDMLGEAALTARDAERYFQAYAHAIEALADQAEGTDPWAAPGVSIKLSALHPRYEYSQRRRVMEELVPRLKALVRRARDARLVVTLDAEESERLELMLDVFAAVYESGECAGWEGFGLAVQAYQKRAAPVIEWLAALSRAQRRRIPLRLVKGAYWDTEIKRAQVQGLEGYPVFTRKRHTDVSYLACARAMLSAEDAFFCQFATHNAQTIAYVLECAGDGRAFEFQRLHGMGEALYREVQTVAPVPCRVYAPVGSFDALLPYLVRRLLENGANTSFVNRVGHPEVPIERLVEDPVATVEREGAVPHPRIPLPVDLFGPERKNSLGFSFADPVALQAMAEGLERALSRPWSAAPLVSGRRLPGRPAPVRDPSDRRRQVGEVIEATPEQGGEAIERARAAAPAWDRTPVEERASILERAAGLLEAHRDELMARIVREAGRTLPNALAEVREAADFCRYYAAQARKQFADLALPGPTGEENRLRLRGRGVFVCVSPWNFPLSIFVGQVAAALAAGNGVVAKPAPQTPLTAMGAVELLLEAGVPEDVLHLVPGGRALGAALTAHPAIAGVAFTGSFETARAIDAVLGRREGPMVPLIAETGGLNAMVVDSSALTEQVVTDAIQSAFDSAGQRCSALRLLFLQEEVAERTLEMLAGAVDELKLGDPLRLDTDVGPLIDEAARERLLAHVRSIERQARLVCMARLPGEEDTGCFFAPRVLEIENPDLLRREVFGPILHVVRWKASELDRVVGAINATGYGLTLGVHSRVESTIRRVVEGARVGNMYVNRNMIGAVVGSQPFGGEGLSGTGPKAGSPHTLPRFAVERSVCVNTAAAGGNAALLASLGD, translated from the coding sequence ATGGATTTGGAGATCGTTCCTCCCTTGGAGACCCCGCCGCCGCGGGCGGCCATTCGCGCTACCTATCTGGCCGACGAGGGGGAGACGGTGGAGGGCCTCGCCCGCCGCGCCCGGCTGGCCCCCGCCGGTGCCTCGCGGGTGCGCGCGGCTGCAGAAAACCTGGTAAAGGGGGTGCGTTCGCGCCAGGCCGCCTCTCCCCTGGACGCCTTCCTGCGCGAGTACGACCTTTCGTCCCATGAGGGGGTCGTGCTCATGTGCCTGGCAGAAGCGCTGCTGCGCATCCCTGATGCCGCCACCGCGGACCGCCTGATCCGCGACCAGTTGCCCCGGGGGGACTGGGAAAAACACCTGGGCCGTTCCGCCTCGTTTTTCGTCAACGCTTCCACCTTCGGGCTGCTCCTGACCGGACGGGTGGTGGCGCTGGAAGAGGCACCCGGCGAGACGCTGACCGCGGCGTTGAAGCGCCTCGCCGCCCGGGGCGGCGAGGCCGTGGTGCGGGCGGTATTGAAGAGCGCCATGAGCATCCTTGCCCGCCAGTTCGTGGCGGGCGAGACCATCGAGGAGGCACTGCAGGCGCGCGACCCATCGCCCCTCACCCGCTATTCCTTCGACATGCTGGGGGAAGCGGCTCTCACCGCGCGGGACGCAGAGCGCTATTTCCAGGCCTACGCCCACGCCATCGAGGCGCTGGCAGACCAAGCGGAAGGGACCGATCCCTGGGCGGCCCCCGGCGTCTCCATCAAGCTCTCGGCGCTGCATCCCCGCTACGAGTACAGCCAGCGCCGGCGGGTCATGGAGGAGCTGGTGCCGCGCTTGAAGGCCCTCGTCCGCCGCGCCCGGGACGCCCGGCTGGTGGTGACCCTGGACGCGGAGGAGAGCGAGCGGCTGGAGCTCATGCTGGACGTCTTCGCCGCGGTGTATGAATCCGGCGAGTGCGCGGGCTGGGAGGGTTTTGGCCTTGCGGTGCAGGCCTACCAGAAGCGGGCGGCCCCGGTGATCGAATGGCTAGCAGCGCTCTCCCGCGCCCAGCGCCGCCGGATCCCCTTGCGGCTGGTCAAGGGTGCCTACTGGGACACCGAGATCAAGCGCGCCCAGGTCCAGGGGCTCGAAGGCTATCCCGTCTTCACCCGCAAGCGCCACACCGACGTTTCCTATTTGGCCTGCGCGCGGGCGATGCTTTCGGCCGAGGACGCCTTTTTCTGCCAGTTCGCCACCCACAATGCCCAGACCATCGCCTACGTGCTGGAGTGCGCGGGCGACGGGCGGGCTTTCGAGTTCCAGCGGCTCCACGGCATGGGGGAAGCGCTCTACCGCGAAGTGCAGACGGTAGCGCCGGTGCCGTGCCGGGTATACGCGCCGGTGGGAAGCTTCGATGCCCTGCTTCCTTATCTGGTGCGGCGGCTGCTGGAGAACGGGGCCAACACGTCCTTCGTGAACCGGGTGGGGCATCCGGAGGTGCCCATCGAGCGGCTGGTGGAGGATCCGGTGGCCACGGTGGAACGGGAGGGGGCGGTACCTCATCCTCGAATTCCTCTCCCGGTGGACCTGTTCGGGCCCGAGCGGAAGAACTCCCTGGGTTTTTCCTTCGCCGATCCCGTCGCGTTGCAGGCGATGGCGGAGGGCCTGGAGCGGGCCTTGTCCCGGCCCTGGTCCGCCGCGCCCCTCGTCTCCGGCCGGCGGCTGCCGGGCAGGCCCGCGCCGGTGCGGGATCCTTCCGACCGCCGGCGGCAAGTGGGGGAGGTGATCGAGGCGACCCCGGAGCAGGGCGGAGAGGCCATCGAACGGGCCCGGGCCGCCGCGCCCGCATGGGACCGGACGCCCGTGGAGGAGCGGGCTTCCATCCTGGAGCGGGCGGCCGGTCTCCTGGAAGCCCACCGGGACGAGCTCATGGCCCGCATCGTGCGGGAGGCCGGGCGCACCCTGCCCAACGCCCTGGCGGAAGTACGGGAGGCGGCCGACTTCTGCCGCTACTACGCAGCTCAAGCGCGAAAACAATTCGCCGACCTGGCGCTTCCCGGCCCGACGGGGGAGGAGAACCGGCTGCGCCTGCGGGGCCGGGGCGTGTTCGTGTGCGTGAGCCCTTGGAACTTCCCCCTCTCCATCTTCGTGGGCCAGGTCGCCGCCGCCCTGGCGGCGGGCAACGGCGTGGTGGCCAAGCCCGCGCCCCAGACGCCGCTGACCGCCATGGGGGCGGTGGAGCTCCTGCTGGAAGCGGGCGTTCCCGAGGACGTGCTGCATCTCGTGCCCGGCGGGCGGGCGCTGGGGGCGGCCCTCACGGCCCATCCCGCCATCGCCGGGGTGGCGTTTACCGGCTCTTTCGAGACCGCCCGGGCCATCGACGCCGTCCTCGGGCGACGGGAAGGCCCCATGGTGCCCCTCATCGCCGAAACCGGTGGGCTCAACGCCATGGTGGTGGACAGCTCCGCCTTGACCGAGCAGGTGGTGACCGACGCGATCCAGTCCGCCTTCGACAGCGCTGGCCAGCGCTGCTCGGCCCTGCGGCTCCTGTTCCTCCAGGAGGAAGTGGCGGAGCGCACCCTGGAAATGCTCGCCGGGGCGGTGGATGAGCTCAAGCTGGGCGATCCGCTTCGCCTCGACACCGACGTGGGGCCCCTGATCGACGAGGCGGCCCGGGAGCGGCTGCTGGCCCATGTCCGCTCGATCGAGCGCCAGGCGCGGCTGGTGTGCATGGCGAGACTTCCGGGGGAGGAGGACACGGGCTGCTTCTTTGCGCCCCGGGTGCTCGAGATCGAGAACCCGGACCTCCTGCGGCGGGAGGTATTCGGGCCCATCCTGCACGTCGTGCGCTGGAAGGCGTCCGAGCTGGACCGGGTGGTGGGGGCCATCAACGCCACGGGCTACGGACTAACCCTGGGCGTGCACAGCCGGGTGGAGTCCACCATCCGGCGGGTGGTGGAGGGGGCTCGAGTGGGCAACATGTACGTTAACCGCAACATGATCGGTGCGGTGGTGGGCTCGCAGCCCTTCGGCGGCGAGGGGCTCTCGGGCACCGGGCCCAAGGCGGGCAGTCCCCACACGCTCCCCCGCTTCGCCGTGGAGCGCTCGGTTTGTGTGAATACCGCCGCGGCCGGGGGCAACGCGGCGTTGCTCGCCTCGCTGGGCGACTGA
- a CDS encoding O-acetylhomoserine aminocarboxypropyltransferase: MAERKFGFGTLCLHAGAIPDPATGARAVPIYQTTSFVFDSADHAASLFNLQTFGNVYTRIMNPTTAVFEERMAALESGRAAVATATGQAAEMTALLTLCNAGDEIVSASTLYGGTYTLFGFNFEKLGIKVRFVDPDDPENFRRAITKKTRCLYAETIGNPLMNVADIEAIAGIAHEAGIPLVVDNTVATPYLCRPIEWGADIVVHSATKYIGGHGTTMGGVLVESGKFPWGNGKFPEMVTPSKGYHGVIFHETFGDFGFAMRARMETLRTFGPALSPLNAWLLLQGLETLHLRMERHCANALAVAQFLQDHPLVSWVSYPGLPGDKYHALAKKYLPKGTSGLLAFGVKGGMEAGVKFIEAAQLMSHLANIGDAKTLVIHPASTTHRQLTEEEQAKAGVTPDMVRISVGIEDLDDILWDIDQALARSQRG; this comes from the coding sequence ATGGCGGAGCGCAAATTCGGCTTCGGCACCCTGTGCCTGCACGCCGGCGCCATCCCGGATCCCGCGACCGGCGCCCGTGCCGTGCCCATCTACCAGACCACCTCCTTCGTGTTTGACAGCGCCGACCATGCCGCCTCCCTCTTCAACCTGCAGACCTTCGGCAACGTCTACACGCGGATCATGAACCCCACCACCGCCGTGTTCGAGGAGCGCATGGCGGCGCTGGAGAGCGGGCGCGCGGCGGTGGCCACGGCCACCGGCCAGGCGGCGGAGATGACCGCGCTCCTCACCCTATGCAACGCGGGCGACGAGATCGTGTCCGCTTCCACCTTGTACGGGGGCACCTACACCCTGTTCGGCTTCAACTTCGAGAAGCTGGGCATCAAAGTACGCTTCGTCGATCCGGACGATCCGGAAAACTTCCGCCGCGCCATCACGAAGAAGACCCGCTGCCTCTACGCCGAGACCATCGGCAACCCCCTCATGAACGTGGCGGACATCGAGGCCATCGCGGGGATCGCCCACGAAGCGGGGATCCCTCTGGTTGTCGACAACACGGTGGCCACCCCGTACCTCTGCCGTCCCATCGAGTGGGGCGCGGACATCGTGGTGCACTCGGCCACCAAGTACATCGGCGGCCACGGCACCACCATGGGGGGCGTGCTGGTCGAGTCGGGCAAGTTCCCGTGGGGCAACGGCAAGTTTCCGGAGATGGTGACCCCGTCCAAGGGCTACCACGGGGTGATCTTCCATGAGACCTTCGGCGACTTCGGGTTCGCCATGCGGGCGCGGATGGAGACGCTGCGCACGTTCGGCCCGGCCTTGTCCCCGCTCAACGCCTGGCTGCTGCTGCAGGGCTTGGAAACGCTGCACCTGCGCATGGAGCGCCACTGCGCCAATGCCCTGGCGGTGGCGCAGTTCCTCCAGGACCATCCGCTGGTTTCCTGGGTGAGCTATCCGGGGCTGCCCGGCGACAAGTACCACGCCCTGGCAAAGAAGTACCTGCCCAAGGGGACAAGCGGGCTGCTCGCCTTCGGCGTGAAGGGGGGCATGGAGGCGGGCGTCAAGTTCATCGAGGCGGCCCAGCTCATGTCCCACCTTGCCAACATCGGCGACGCCAAGACCCTGGTGATCCATCCCGCCTCCACTACCCACCGCCAGCTCACCGAGGAAGAGCAGGCCAAGGCCGGCGTGACTCCGGACATGGTCCGCATCTCCGTGGGCATCGAGGACCTGGACGACATCCTGTGGGACATCGACCAGGCCCTCGCCCGGTCCCAGCGGGGCTAG
- the murA gene encoding UDP-N-acetylglucosamine 1-carboxyvinyltransferase: protein MQKLRIEGGAPLSGEVRISGAKNAALPILCASLLTPEPLFVENIPHLRDVTTTLGLLAQMGVSVSLDEKLGVELCARELTRLVAPYELVKTMRASILVLGPLLARKGYAEVSLPGGCAIGLRPVDQHIKGLQAMGAEIAIEHGFIVAKAARLRGTRIVMDLVTVTGTENLMMAATLAEGVTILENAAREPEVVDLARCLNAMGARIAGAGSDVITVEGVPRLHGARHRVMPDRIETGTYLAAAAVTGGRVRLRETRGDILDAVLAKFAEAGARIDQGADWIELAMPGRLRAVSVRTAPYPGFPTDMQAQFMLLNAVAEGTAVVTETVFENRFMHVQELKRMGADIEVEGNTAVVRGVPRLSGANVMATDLRASACLVLAGLVAEGETVVDRIYHIDRGYECIEEKLTQLGARIRRVN, encoded by the coding sequence ATGCAGAAGCTGAGGATCGAGGGGGGAGCGCCGCTCTCCGGGGAGGTGCGGATCTCCGGGGCCAAGAACGCCGCGCTCCCCATCCTGTGCGCCTCGCTCCTCACCCCAGAGCCCCTGTTCGTCGAGAACATTCCCCACCTGCGGGACGTGACCACTACCCTGGGGCTGCTGGCCCAGATGGGGGTCTCCGTGTCCCTGGACGAGAAGCTTGGGGTAGAGCTTTGCGCCCGGGAGCTCACCCGCCTGGTGGCGCCCTATGAGTTGGTGAAAACCATGCGCGCGTCGATCCTGGTGCTGGGCCCCTTGCTCGCCCGCAAGGGCTACGCGGAGGTGTCCCTGCCTGGCGGCTGCGCCATCGGCCTGCGGCCGGTGGACCAGCACATCAAGGGGCTGCAGGCGATGGGCGCGGAGATCGCCATCGAGCACGGCTTCATCGTGGCCAAGGCGGCCCGGCTTCGGGGAACGCGAATCGTCATGGATCTCGTCACGGTGACCGGGACGGAGAACCTAATGATGGCCGCGACCCTGGCGGAGGGCGTCACGATACTGGAAAATGCCGCCCGAGAACCGGAAGTGGTAGATCTCGCCCGTTGCCTGAACGCCATGGGCGCGCGCATCGCCGGAGCGGGCTCGGACGTGATCACCGTCGAGGGGGTGCCCAGGCTTCACGGCGCCCGTCACCGGGTCATGCCCGACCGGATCGAGACCGGCACCTATCTGGCGGCGGCGGCGGTCACCGGCGGGCGCGTGCGGCTCAGGGAAACCCGCGGCGACATCCTGGACGCGGTGCTCGCCAAGTTTGCCGAGGCGGGGGCCCGAATCGACCAGGGGGCGGACTGGATCGAACTCGCCATGCCCGGGAGGCTCCGGGCGGTGAGCGTGCGCACGGCTCCCTACCCCGGCTTTCCCACCGACATGCAGGCCCAGTTCATGCTGCTCAACGCGGTGGCCGAGGGCACCGCGGTGGTCACCGAAACCGTGTTCGAAAACCGTTTCATGCACGTGCAGGAGCTCAAACGCATGGGCGCCGACATCGAGGTGGAGGGCAATACCGCGGTGGTGCGAGGCGTGCCGCGTCTCTCGGGGGCCAACGTGATGGCCACGGACCTGCGCGCCTCCGCCTGCCTGGTGCTGGCGGGGCTGGTGGCCGAGGGGGAGACGGTGGTGGACCGCATCTACCACATCGACCGTGGCTACGAGTGCATCGAGGAGAAGCTCACCCAGCTCGGGGCACGCATCCGGCGGGTGAATTGA
- a CDS encoding BolA family transcriptional regulator: MVFAEDIKRIIEQGLACDYVEVEGDGQHFEAIVVSPEFRGKTMVQQHQLVYRALGSRMRGEIHALSMKTYTPEQWAQARP; the protein is encoded by the coding sequence ATGGTATTCGCCGAAGACATCAAGCGCATCATTGAACAGGGCCTCGCTTGCGATTACGTGGAAGTGGAGGGCGACGGCCAGCACTTCGAGGCGATCGTGGTGAGCCCCGAGTTCCGGGGCAAGACCATGGTCCAGCAACATCAGCTCGTTTACCGGGCGCTGGGCAGCCGCATGCGCGGGGAGATCCACGCCCTGTCCATGAAGACCTACACGCCCGAGCAGTGGGCGCAGGCGCGCCCCTAG
- a CDS encoding transport permease protein gives MNNWIGFKTLFYKEWLRFWKVAFQTVAAPLLTTLLYLLIFSHVLESHVEAFPGVPYTAFLVPGLAMMAVLQNAFANSSSSLIQSKITGNIVFVLLPPLSHRDMLLAYVLAAMARGLIVGLGVLLLSAAFVALPVRHAPWVLAFAVLGSAIAGSLGLVAGIWAEKFDQLAAFQNFIIMPLTFLAGVFYSVHSLPGFWQAVSHLNPFFYMIDGFRYGFFGVSDVPPPVSLAIVGACFLAISLGALWLLKMGYKLRQ, from the coding sequence GTGAATAACTGGATCGGCTTCAAGACCCTGTTCTACAAGGAGTGGCTGCGCTTCTGGAAGGTGGCGTTCCAGACCGTCGCCGCGCCCCTGCTCACCACGCTCCTTTATCTTCTCATCTTCTCCCACGTGCTGGAGAGTCACGTGGAAGCCTTCCCCGGCGTGCCGTACACGGCTTTCCTGGTGCCGGGCCTGGCCATGATGGCGGTGCTGCAGAACGCCTTCGCCAACAGCTCCTCCAGCCTGATCCAGTCCAAGATCACCGGCAACATCGTGTTCGTGCTGCTGCCGCCCCTGTCCCACCGGGACATGCTGCTCGCCTACGTGCTGGCGGCCATGGCTCGGGGGCTCATCGTCGGACTAGGGGTGTTGCTCCTCTCCGCAGCCTTCGTCGCGCTACCGGTGCGCCACGCCCCGTGGGTGCTCGCCTTCGCCGTCCTGGGCAGCGCCATCGCCGGCAGCCTGGGGCTCGTCGCCGGCATTTGGGCGGAGAAGTTCGATCAGCTCGCCGCCTTCCAGAACTTCATTATCATGCCCCTCACCTTTCTCGCCGGGGTGTTCTACTCGGTGCACTCCCTGCCGGGCTTCTGGCAGGCGGTTTCCCACTTGAACCCGTTTTTCTACATGATCGACGGGTTCCGCTACGGCTTTTTCGGCGTCTCCGACGTCCCGCCCCCCGTGAGCCTGGCGATTGTGGGGGCGTGTTTTTTGGCGATATCATTGGGCGCGCTCTGGCTGCTCAAAATGGGCTATAAGCTGCGCCAGTAG